From the genome of Desulfovibrio aminophilus:
GGAAGGCGGCCATGCGGGAGTTCCGGCGGTGCTTGAGCACGAACAGGGGCAGGAAGGCGAGGGGCAGCCCGGCGGGAACGGCCAGTAGAAGGTTGCCCGCGAACAGGTACACGGCGTAGAGCCCGGCCACCCAGCAGAGCAGCCCGGCCAGGACGTAGACGCCCGGCGTGCCCGGAGCCCCGGCCTGGCGCAGGAGACGGCGCAGGTCAGCGCTCCAATCCACGCGGGAGAGCAGACGGTGGAACCAGGGCAGCTCACTCAGGGTCTCCCGGCGCAGCACCTCGCGCGCCTCGGCGCGGGGCCCGGCCATGCCGGACAGGCGGCGGCGCACCTGGCGCTCGCCGCGCTCGGACACGCTCCGGGAGACGAAGAAGGCCGCCGCCAGGCCGATGAACACCAGGGCGGTGACGCCGCCGCCGACGAGGGCCGCGATCATGCTCCCACCTCCGAGGCGTACTGGGCGAACAGGCCGGGCTCGAAGACGATGCCCTGGGCCTCCAGCTTGGAGGCGAACTTGGGGCGGATGCCCCGGGCCAGAAATCGGCCCTGGACCCGGCCGTTCTGGCCCACGCCGGTCTGCTCGAAGGCGAAGATCTCCTGCATGGTGATGGTGTCGCCTTCCATGCCGGTTATCTCCTGGAAGGAGAGCAGCTTGCGCGAGCCGTCCATGAGCCGGGAGTTCTGGATGATCACGTCCACGGCCGAGGCGATGTAACGCTTGAGCGAGCGGTCGGAGATGGAGAGCCCGGCCATGGCCACCATGGTCTCCAGGCGCATGAGCGCGTCCCGGGGGCTGTTGGCGTGGATCGTGGTCAGCGAGCCGTCGTGGCCGGTGTTCATGGCCTGGAGCATGTCCAGGGCCTCGTGGGAGCGGACCTCGCCGACGATGATCCGGTCGGGCCGCATGCGCAGACAGTTCTTGACCAGGTCGCGCTGGGTCACTTCGCCCTTGCCCTCGATGTTGGCCGGGCGGGTCTCCAGCCGGACCACGTGGTCCTGCTTGAGCTGGAGCTCGGCCGCGTCCTCGATGGTCACGATGCGCTCGTCGTGCGGGATGAAGCGCGAGAGCACGTTCAGGAGCGTGGTCTTGCCCGAGCCCGTGCCTCCGGAAATGATGGCGTTCAGCCGTCCGCGCACGATGCCCTCGAGCACCTTGGCGATCTCCGGGGTGAGCGCGCCGAAGCCGATGAGGTCGTCCACCTCCAGGGGATCCTTGGAGAACTTGCGGATGGAGAGGCTGGGCCCGTCCA
Proteins encoded in this window:
- a CDS encoding CpaF family protein, with the protein product MNLAARLSRGSTVPRPSPAPQAAPRAAAPAPVAATQADQYYEIKTQLHTRLIDLLDLTLLGALPETEMRAEIVRAVETLLREDFRAAPLNQAERRALLLEMQDEVLGLGPLEPFIKDPTVNDILVNTYRRIYVERSGKLVLTNARFKDDTHLRKIIERIVSRVGRRIDESSPMVDARLLDGSRVNAVIPPLAVDGPSLSIRKFSKDPLEVDDLIGFGALTPEIAKVLEGIVRGRLNAIISGGTGSGKTTLLNVLSRFIPHDERIVTIEDAAELQLKQDHVVRLETRPANIEGKGEVTQRDLVKNCLRMRPDRIIVGEVRSHEALDMLQAMNTGHDGSLTTIHANSPRDALMRLETMVAMAGLSISDRSLKRYIASAVDVIIQNSRLMDGSRKLLSFQEITGMEGDTITMQEIFAFEQTGVGQNGRVQGRFLARGIRPKFASKLEAQGIVFEPGLFAQYASEVGA